One region of Roseicitreum antarcticum genomic DNA includes:
- a CDS encoding (2Fe-2S)-binding protein: protein MDLTINGTTHSVDLPDDMPLLWVLRDALNITGVKYGCGMAQCGACTVHIDGQAVRSCQVALADVWGDVTTIEGLGAPEALHVVQNAWIAHQVAQCGYCQSGQIMQAVDLLGRNSAPTDDDIDAAMSGNLCRCGTYPRIRAAIHTAAAAAMREA, encoded by the coding sequence ATGGATCTGACAATAAACGGAACAACCCACAGCGTGGATCTGCCGGACGATATGCCGCTCCTTTGGGTTTTGCGGGACGCACTCAACATCACGGGCGTCAAATATGGCTGCGGCATGGCCCAGTGTGGGGCCTGCACCGTCCACATCGACGGCCAGGCGGTACGGTCCTGTCAGGTGGCGCTGGCCGATGTCTGGGGCGACGTGACGACCATCGAGGGACTAGGTGCGCCCGAGGCGCTGCATGTGGTGCAGAATGCCTGGATCGCGCATCAGGTAGCCCAATGCGGATACTGCCAATCCGGCCAGATCATGCAGGCCGTCGACCTGCTGGGCCGCAATTCTGCCCCGACCGACGACGATATCGACGCCGCGATGTCGGGCAACCTGTGCCGCTGTGGTACCTATCCGCGCATCCGCGCCGCTATCCACACCGCCGCCGCCGCCGCCATGCGGGAGGCTTGA
- a CDS encoding xanthine dehydrogenase family protein molybdopterin-binding subunit, whose amino-acid sequence MSRLGKYTRRGFIIASVAVAGGVVFGARTYNARLENPLLGGLAPGEAALTPYVKITADGVTVITPRAEMGQGIHTTLAALVAEELDVELADIRIEHGPPSPAYYNGGVIEEGYPFPATDTGAIAEFARAQRDIPAVFLGYQITGGSTSTHDAYEKMRRAGAIARETLKAAAAARTGIAVAQLTTDAGAVVLPDATRLPYTDLAAEAGAIDLADAPELRPRSAWRILGHSQDRLDVIDKSTGRAVYASDIRLPGMRFGAVRRSPHLGGTLRSFDATAALAIPGVDTVIDIGDGVVAIATNTWMAMQALDAVTFDWASPDYPMETAGHFEAIARAFRPEQQDSQPRDDGNVDEALAGADVIEGEYRAPYLAHVTMEPMSAAAWMQDGALHIWAGTQGPTVARREAALAAGIREDAVTITTTLLGGGFGRRGEMDFVQIAAKVGAQMNGTPVLLTYPREEDTSRGPYRPAAIGRFRAAIRDGVPVAVDISTASPSIMSGIDARGGAPAPIPGFVPDFTVSQALWDQPYGIANYRATGYRPDALLPVGFWRSVGASQNTFFHEGMMDELAVAAARDPVEMRLQLMTDAPSRAVLEAVAAMADWGTTPAAGRARGVAFALAFGVPVAQIVEIEHTENGLLVRDVWVAADVGIALDPRNLDAQLVSGVNFGLSAAIGEEITVSDGKVEQSNYHDYPILRMYHAPRIHTRILENQQHIRGIGEPGTPCTAPALGNAIHALTGQRLREMPFGKTVRFA is encoded by the coding sequence ATGAGCCGATTGGGAAAATACACCAGACGCGGCTTCATCATCGCCTCGGTGGCCGTTGCAGGCGGCGTTGTCTTCGGCGCGCGCACCTACAACGCGCGGCTTGAAAACCCGTTGCTGGGAGGCCTTGCCCCCGGCGAGGCCGCGCTGACGCCCTATGTCAAGATCACCGCCGACGGCGTGACCGTCATCACCCCCCGCGCCGAGATGGGACAGGGAATCCATACGACGCTTGCGGCGCTTGTGGCCGAAGAACTGGATGTTGAACTTGCGGATATCCGGATCGAACACGGCCCGCCCTCACCGGCCTATTACAACGGTGGCGTGATTGAGGAAGGCTATCCCTTCCCCGCGACCGACACCGGGGCAATCGCGGAATTCGCCCGCGCGCAACGCGATATTCCAGCGGTTTTCCTGGGCTACCAGATCACCGGCGGATCGACCTCGACCCATGATGCCTATGAAAAGATGCGCCGCGCGGGCGCTATTGCCCGCGAAACCCTGAAGGCTGCCGCCGCAGCGCGCACGGGCATCGCGGTCGCGCAATTGACCACGGATGCAGGCGCGGTTGTCCTGCCCGACGCAACGCGCTTGCCCTATACAGATCTCGCAGCGGAAGCCGGGGCAATCGACCTTGCAGATGCACCAGAATTGCGCCCGCGCAGCGCATGGCGCATCCTGGGCCACTCGCAGGACCGGCTTGACGTAATCGACAAATCTACGGGCCGCGCAGTTTATGCCAGCGACATCCGCCTGCCCGGCATGCGCTTTGGCGCTGTGCGGCGCAGCCCTCATTTAGGCGGAACCCTGCGCAGCTTTGACGCCACAGCGGCACTGGCGATACCCGGCGTGGACACGGTGATCGACATCGGTGACGGCGTGGTCGCAATTGCCACAAACACGTGGATGGCGATGCAGGCGCTGGATGCTGTGACATTCGACTGGGCATCTCCAGATTATCCGATGGAGACCGCAGGGCATTTCGAAGCGATCGCGCGCGCCTTCCGGCCCGAGCAGCAGGACAGCCAGCCGCGCGACGATGGCAATGTCGATGAAGCCTTGGCCGGGGCGGATGTGATCGAGGGCGAATACCGTGCGCCCTACCTGGCCCATGTCACGATGGAGCCCATGAGCGCGGCTGCCTGGATGCAAGACGGCGCGCTGCACATCTGGGCCGGTACGCAAGGGCCGACCGTGGCGCGGCGCGAAGCCGCCCTTGCGGCAGGCATCCGCGAGGACGCCGTCACGATCACCACCACCCTACTGGGCGGCGGATTCGGAAGACGGGGCGAGATGGACTTCGTTCAGATTGCGGCCAAGGTCGGTGCACAGATGAATGGCACGCCGGTCCTGCTGACTTATCCCCGCGAGGAAGACACCTCGCGCGGCCCCTACCGGCCCGCCGCCATCGGCCGGTTCCGCGCGGCCATCCGCGACGGCGTGCCAGTGGCCGTCGACATCTCTACCGCCTCACCCTCGATCATGAGCGGCATCGACGCGCGCGGCGGTGCCCCGGCCCCGATACCGGGATTCGTGCCGGATTTCACGGTGTCACAGGCGCTGTGGGATCAGCCCTACGGGATCGCGAACTACCGCGCGACCGGCTACCGGCCTGACGCGCTGCTGCCTGTTGGGTTCTGGCGGTCCGTTGGCGCATCGCAAAACACGTTCTTCCACGAAGGCATGATGGACGAGCTTGCTGTCGCTGCAGCCCGCGACCCGGTTGAGATGCGACTGCAATTGATGACCGACGCCCCCAGCCGCGCCGTGCTGGAGGCCGTCGCGGCCATGGCCGATTGGGGCACAACACCCGCTGCGGGCCGGGCGCGTGGCGTTGCATTCGCGCTGGCCTTCGGGGTGCCTGTGGCGCAGATCGTCGAGATCGAGCACACGGAAAACGGCCTGCTGGTTCGTGACGTCTGGGTCGCCGCCGATGTGGGGATCGCGCTCGACCCCCGCAACCTCGACGCGCAGTTGGTTTCTGGGGTCAATTTCGGGTTGAGCGCCGCGATCGGCGAGGAAATCACCGTGTCGGACGGCAAGGTTGAACAGTCCAACTATCACGACTACCCGATCTTGCGGATGTATCATGCGCCAAGGATCCACACCCGTATCCTTGAAAACCAGCAGCACATTCGCGGCATTGGTGAACCCGGCACGCCGTGCACGGCACCCGCGCTTGGCAATGCCATCCATGCGCTGACGGGACAGCGCCTGCGCGAGATGCCATTCGGCAAGACCGTTCGGTTTGCATGA